In the genome of Pempheris klunzingeri isolate RE-2024b chromosome 11, fPemKlu1.hap1, whole genome shotgun sequence, one region contains:
- the arl8a gene encoding ADP-ribosylation factor-like protein 8A: MIALINKLLDWFKALFWKEEMELTLVGLQYSGKTTFVNVIASGQFSEDMIPTVGFNMRKITKGNVTIKLWDIGGQPRFRSMWERYCRGVSAIVYMVDAADPEKIEASKNELHNLLDKPQLQGIPVLVLGNKRDLPGALDEKELIERMNLSAIQDREICCYSISCKEKDNIDITLQWLIQHSRTKRSS, from the exons ATGATAGCGCTAATCAACAAACTGCTGGACTGGTTCAAGGCGCTCTTCtggaaggaggagatggagctGACCCTGGTGGGGCTGCAGTACTCCGGGAAGACGACCTTCGTCAATGTGATAGCG tctggcCAGTTCAGTGAAGACATGATTCCTACGGTTGGGTTCAACATGAGGAAGATCACTAAAGGCAACGTCACCATCAAG CTGTGGGACATCGGGGGTCAGCCTCGGTTCAGGAGCATGTGGGAGCGTTACTGTCGAGGAGTCAGCGCCATCGT CTACATGGTCGACGCCGCCGACCCCGAGAAGATCGAAGCCTCCAAGAACGAACTCCACAACCTGCTGGACAAACCGCAGCTGCAGGGAATTCCT GTTCTGGTTCTGGGCAACAAGAGGGACCTACCAGGAGCGCTGGACGAGAAGGAGCTCATAGAGAGGAT gAACCTTTCGGCCATCCAGGACAGAGAGATCTGCTGCTACTCCATCTCCTGCAAGGAGAAAGACAACATtg ACATCACTCTTCAGTGGTTGATCCAACACTCCAGGACTAAAAGGAGTTCCTGA